GGCCTTGCCTCCCACCGGTTGGTGGCCGACGTGTTCTTCAAGCACCTGGGCAACCCCATCCTCAACCGCATGGACGACGCGGCCCTGATCAACGTCTCCGGGCCGCTGGCCGTCAGCACCGACTCCTTCACCGTGGACCCCATCTTCTTTCCCGGGGGCGACATCGGCTCCCTGGCCGTGCACGGCACAGTCAACGACGTGGCCATGCTCGGGGCGAAGCCGCTCTACCTGACCTGCGGCTTCATCATCGAGGAAGGTTTCGCCATGGCCGACCTGGAGCGCATCGTGGCCTCCATGGGCCTGGCCGCGAAGAAGGCCAAGGTGCGCATCGTGGCTGGCGACACCAAGGTGGTGCCGCGGGGCACGGCTGACAAGATCTTCATCAACACCACCGGCATCGGCCAGGTGGTGGCGAACCCCGCGCCCAGCGGGCACAGGGCCAGGCCCGGCGACGCTGTGATCATCTCCGGCACCCTGGGCGACCACGGCCTCACCGTGCTCTCCCACCGGCAGGGCCTCTCCTTCGAGGCTCCCGTGCAAAGCGACTGCGCCTCGCTCAATCATCTGACGCTCAAGCTCATTGAGGCCCTGCCCAAGGTCCATGTGCTGCGCGACCCCACCCGCGGCGGCCTTGCGACCTCGCTCAACGAGATCGCCCAGCAGTCCTCAGTGGGCATCGTGCTCGACGAACCCGCCATCCCCGTGAGCGACGTGGTGCGCGCCGGCTGCGAAATCCTCGGGCTGGACCCGCTCTACCTCGCCAACGAGGGCAAGCTGATCTGCGTGCTGCCCGAGAAGTACGCCCAGCAGGCGCTGACGATCATGCGCCGCGACCCGCTTGGCCGTCAGGCCAGGGTGATCGGCTCCGTGGTGGCCGACAGGCCGGGCAAGGTGGTGCTGCGCACCGGCATGGGCGGGCACAGGATGCTCGGCATGCTCGAAGGCGAACAGCTCCCCCGCATCTGCTGACGCCACATCCGACATCGCCCTTCAGGCCTGGAGGCTCGCCGCCTCCAGGCCTTTTTTTCCGGCGGTTTTCCGACGCTGCCGGCACCCCTCCGCGCCAACACCTCGAAATGACACGTACTGAAATCATGGCATGGATACTGCTTGGTTTCATGGACGAAACGCACCGGCCCAAGCCGGAACGACATACTCTCTAAGCCGCAAGGAGGAGCCATGCTCTCGATCTTCACCGGTTCGGACCGCAAAGCCAAGGACCCCAACGAGGAACTCAAGCAGGGCAAACGCCTCCAGCACGCCAAGGAGATGTTCTACTCCGGCAAGTTCCTGATGGTCACCACGCCGAGCATCAAGGGCCGCCGCGCCAAGGGCGTGCTGGGCCTGGTGCACGGGCGCGGCTACGACGCCGAATGCGCCATGCTCTCCCTGGCCGCATCCGCCATGGAGATCGGCGCCGAGGCCATCGTGGGCTACCAGGAGGCCGTGGCCTTCCATCCCGACGGCTCCAAGTTCTTCAGCTGCTACGGCACGGCCATCACCCTGGACAAGACCTCCCAGGCCAGGGCCACCATCCGCAGGGCCATCACGCACTAGCCCCGATCCGGCACGCAGGAAGCACTCCGCCCGCCCGCCCGCCCCTGACAGCAGGGGCGGGCGGGCATATCGCGGGATTTACCGTCGGAATAATTCCTACCATTGCACTCCGAGATAAAAATGAATTGGCCTGAGCCGCGTTTTCGCGTATCCGGGACCTGACTTATGCCGTGGAGTCACTACGCCCCAACGTTTGCAAGCGACATACAATGCGCATCGAAGAAGCCGAACTTCTGGTAGTTGACGACGAAGCCCCAGTGCGGCTCAGTCTTGCCGCATACCTCGAGGACGAAGGCTTCCTGGTCCGCACCGCCGACTCAGCCGAACAGGCGATCGATGTCGCGCGCTCTAATCCGCCGCATCTGGCCGTTGTGGACCTGCGCCTGCCCGGAATGGACGGCGCGGCCCTGATTCTCGAGTTGGCCCGGGATCATCCGGGCATGAAGTTCCTCATCCACACCGGCTCCACCAAGTTCAGCCTCTCCGAGGACCTCAAGTCCGCCGGGCTCGATGACAGTCATGTCTTTTTCAAGCCCGTGCTGGACATGGGGGAGATGGTGCGGAAAATTACGACACTCCTCCAGGAATGACCCCATGACATACGAGCCCTTGGCCACGCTGCTGACCATCGATGACGAGGACGTTATCAGGCGCTCCTTCCAGGCCTACCTCGAAGACAGCGGTTTCAAGGTGCTCCAGGCTTCCAACGGCCGTGCCGGGTTGGAAGTCTTCCGCGCCGAACACCCAGACATCATCCTCGTAGACCTTCGAATGCCCGAGATGGACGGCCTCGAAGTGCTGGCCACCGTGGTGCGCGAAGCCCCGGACGTGCCGATCATCGTGGTCTCCGGCACCGGCATGATCCAGGACGCCATCGAAGCCCTGCGCCTGGGCGCCTGGGACTACGTGCTCAAGCCCGTGGAGGACCTGGGCATCCTGGAGCACTGCGTGCGCCGCGCCCTGGAGCGCGCCAAGCTCCTCAAGGAGAACAAGGCCCACCGCGAGAACCTGGAAAAACAGGTGCGCCGCAGGACGGTAGAACTCCACGACCGCACGCTCCAGCTGGAAGAGACCAACAAACGCCTCCAGACCGAGATCAACGAGCGCAACGCCGCCGAGGCCAAATACCGCTCTATCTTCGAGAACGCCATCGAGGGCATCTTCCAGGTGAACCACCAGGGCAAGCTGGTGAGCGCCAACCCGGCCATGGCCCGTATCCTGGGCTATTCATCCCTGGAGGAAATGACAGCATCCGTGGAGGACCTCGCCGCCCGCATTTGCAGCGACCCCGGCAAGCGCGAGATATTTCAGCGCATCCTGAGCGACCACGGCAGCATACAGGCCTTCGAGGTGCAGACCGTGCGCCAGGACGGCAGCCCCCTCTGGGCCTCCATCAACGCCCACCTCGTGCACGGGCCCACCGGCGAGAGCGTGCGCTACGAAGGCACCCTGGAGGACATCAGCGAGCACAAGCGCTTCGAGGAGCAGTTGCTGCACCAGTCCCTGCATGACGCGCTCACGGGCCTGCCCAACCGCGCCCTGTTCATGGACCGGCTCTCCCAGGCCATCACGCGCTGCGCCCGGCAAAACAGCTTTTTCGCCCTGCTCTACCTGGACGTGGACAGGTTCAAGGTCATCAACGACAGCCTCGGCCACGCCCTGGGCGACCAGTTCCTGATCAAACTGTCCGAGCGCCTGAAGACCGTCACCCGCGAGGCCGACACCCTGGCCCGCATGGGTGGAGACGAATTCGCCGTCATCTCCGAGCAGGTTCGCAGCCTCTCCGGCGCCACGCTGGTGGCCGAGCGCATCCTGGAGGAGTTGAGCGTTCCCTTCACCATCGACGGGCAGGAGATTTACAGCACTGTCTCAATCGGCATCATTTGCTGCACCGGCTACTGCGGCACCGCCGAGGAGGTGCTGCGCGACGCGGACCTGACCATGTACCGCGCCAAGAGCATGGGCAAATCGCGCTACGAGGTGTTCGACAACGCCCTGCACGAGCAGACCATCCGCCTGCTCACCATGGAAAACGAGTTCCGCAGGGCATTGGCCAAAAGCGAATTCGAGCTGCACTACCAGCCCATCGTGGACGTGAACACCGGGGTCACGGTGAGCCTGGAGGCCCTGCTGCGCTGGAATCACCCCGAGCGGGGATTCATCCCCCCTCTGGAGTTCATCCCCCTGGCCGAGGAGAACGGGCTCATCGTCCCGCTGGGCTGGTGGGTTCTGGAAGAGGCATGCCGCATGCTGGCCCTGATCCAGAAGCGGTTTCCGCTGCCCACCCCCCTCTCCATGACCGTCAACATCTCGGCCAAGCAGTTCTCCCAGACCGACCTCGGTCAGAAGCTGGCGGGCCTGCTCCAGACGGCGGAGATCGCCCCGGGCAGCCTGGAGCTGGAGATCACCGAGAGCGTCATCATGGACCGCGGCGAGGCCGCCATCGAACGCCTGGAGGAACTCAAGGCCCTGGGCCTTCGCCTCTTCGTGGACGACTTCGGCACGGGCTATTCCTCGCTTTCCTACCTGCACCGCTTCCCCATCGACATGCTCAAGATCGACCGCTCCTTCATCCGCGAAATCGACGCCACCGGCGGCCACGCGGAGATCGTGCGGGCCATCGTGGGCCTGGGGCGCAACCTTGGCCTGGGCCTCATCGCGGAAGGCGTGGAGACCGAGGCCCAGCTCGCCGTCATCAGGACGCTGGGCTGCCAGATGGCCCAAGGATTCCTGTTCTCCAGGCCGCAACCGGCCGAGGGCATCATGAATTACCTCGAGAAGGACTTCACGCGGAGGCGTTAGCCGCCCTCCCCGGTTCAGGGACTTGCGGCGCCTGCTTTCGCAGAGAAGACCGCCCAATGCCCGCCAGACACAACGACTAAGCCCCCGCGCATCGCCGATGCGCGGGGGCTTTCTAGTTTCATCGGGTCCAGGGGCCAGTGCCTGGCGAGCTCCGTGCGGAGAGCGTCCGCCTAGGGCAAAGGGCCGGGAGGGATTGCCTCCCAGGCCGGGCCATCAATAGGTTTCGGCCGGGGGAGGCGGGCTTTTCTTCTTCTTTTTGCTGGTCGTGGTGGTGCCAGCCTTCTTGTCCTGCTCGTGGCCGTAGAGGCCGCCGGCCACCGCACCGAGCGCGCCGCCCACCGCGGCCCCGACGCCCACATAGCCACCCGCGATGGCGGCGATGCCCGCGCCCGCGCCCGCGCCGATGACGCCGCCGCTCAGCGCGCCCTGCTGGGTTTTATTCATGTTGGTGCAACCGGCACCAAACAACAACGTAAGGACAAGGACACCTGTGGTAAGAGTTCTGCTCATGGTTTCACCCGCTATTTTGCTGGAGTCTCAGGGATGGCCACTTCGTACCACAGAACCTCGACCACAGGCTTGGACTTGAGCTCGGGCTTCTTGGCGAAAGCCTTGTCCATGGCCGCGACGATCTCCTTGAGGGTGTAGCGCGACAGGCCGCGCACCCAACTGGGGATGAGGCTCTTCTGTACCGGGGGAAGATTGTCGCCCTGGACTTCCTTTTCAAGCTCCACCATGGTCGTGAGCCCGGCGATGAAGGCCAGGCGCTCGCCGTCGGTGGCGTTGATCCAGTGCTCGCCCGTTATGATCGGGAAGCCGGATTTATCCTGGGCCAGGGCCGCGCCGCAAGCGAACAATGCGGCGACGGCGACCAATGCCGTCAAGAGGATCGTCCTGCAAATCGCCACACCGTACCTCCTTGGTTATTGATTCTTTGTGGATTCGGTTAGCAACGTCACGTTGGATTTGGTGAAGAATCCGTCGAACCCGTCGTAGCGCTGGATGTATTCGTTCACCAGCAGGGTGTGCGGGCTCATCTTGCTGAAGATCTGTTTGAGCCCCTCCTCGCGGGAGCCCACAAGTTCGGAGAGGAAGCCCAATCCGTCGGCGCTCAATGCCTCCACGGTGCTCTCGATGTTGGCCGTGTTGAAGGCCATGTGGTGGCTGCGCGGCCCGAAGTTGTGGATGAACAACTCCGTGGGGCCGGAGGTCTCCACGGTCTTGAAAGGCTCGATGCCGGAGGTGAACACCTGGGCGTAGTCGTCCGGGGTGAGCCGGGCCACGTTGGTGATGGAGTTGAGCGCCTCCACATAGACCGAGAACGCGAAATTGTAGCCTGTGAGCTGCATGAACTCCAGGATGGCGGCATCACGCTCCTCGGCGCGCACGCGGGTGGCCACGTGGTCCAGTTCGCCGATGTTGGCAAGGTAGGGCCTGGCCGGTTTGGTGACAGGCAGCGCCAGGGGGCTGCAGCCGTCCGTCAGATAGTCGGACTCCCTGGTCTTCCACTCCACCAGGCCCACGGCATTGCCCGTGAAGCGCGACGGCATGGTCTGGGCGTAGCGGTAACGGGAATTGTCGAACACGCGGTCCTGCAGGAAGAACACCCCTCGCTCGCGCTGAATCCGCGCATATTCGCGCACGTCCCTGCACTTGAAGACGAAGGTCTCCAGGCGGGTGTTGGGCATGGCGGCCGTCTTGGCACCCCGGTTGGCCTCGAGGAAGGGGTTTTCGCCTCCGGTGCGAGTCTGCACTATGAGGTCGGCGGAACCTTCCAGGGTGAGCACGGCCACATCGCGGTCGCCGTCGCTGAAGGCGTATTTGAGCTGGTGCCCCGTGGTGGAGAGCAACTGCAGGATGGCGGGCTGGAAGTGGTCCTGCTCGGTGGAGATGACCACGGCCTCCAGGCCCCCCACCAGACCCTCCAGGCCCAGCTTGCGGCGCTCCTGGATGATGGCCTCGGCGGTGGCCAGCAGGACGTTGTCGTCGTTCTTCAGGAATGCTGACATGGAACCCCCGGGATGTTGAGTCATGGGGGCATCATAGCCCATTCGGGCGGGTTGTCCAGCCGGGAGTGATCCTTCGGGCGGCTGGCTCACATCATATCCACCGGATCCAGATCCAGTTGCAGCCGTAGCTTCCCGTTGCCGGTCATGGCCCGAAGGGCCTGGGCGTAGCTCTGGCGGATCGACGGCCAGTCCTGGGCCTTGAGCAGACAGTTGAAGCGCCTGCGGTCGCGCAGCACGGCGATGGGCGCGGGCGACGGCCCGAGCACGCGCACCCCCTGCACTCCGCGCAGCGCCCGCGAAAGCTCCGTGATGGCCTCAGGGCCCTGCTCGTAGTCCCGGGGGTAGCTGGCCCGCACCAGGCCCAGCTTGACGAAGGGCGGATAGCCGTACTTGCGGCGCTTCTCGATCTGCTGGGCGAAGAAGCCCTCGTAGTCGGCGTTACGCACCAGCTCCCAGAAGGGGTCGCCGGGGGTGCGCGTCTGGATGAGCACCCTGCCCGCCTTGCCGCCGCGCCCTGCCCGCCCGGCCACCTGGACGAGCATCTGGAAGCTGCGCTCCTCGGCGCGGTAATCGGGCATGTTGCGGCCCATGTCCCCGTCGGCGACCACCACCAGGGTCACCTCCGGGAAGTCGTGCCCCTTGGAGAGCATCTGCGTGCCCACCAGCACCTGCGAGCGCCCCTGCCCGAAATCATCCAGGATGGCCTCCGCCCTGCCCGCGCGCCGGGCCACATCGCGGTCCAGCCGGGCCACCGCGGCTCCAGCGGGCAAAACGGCCTGGAGCTGCTCGGCAAGCATCTCCGTTCCCTCGCCCATGGGCAGGAAGTTGCACCCGCCGCACGCGGAGCACGGGCGCGGGAAGCCTTGGCTCAGGCCGCAATAGTGGCAGACCAGGCGCTCACGGCCCTTGTGGTAGGTCAGGGAGACCTCGCAGCTGGGGCAGCGCTGCACCTGCTCGCAGTCAAGGCAGAAGATCAGCGGGGCGTAGCCGCGCCTGTTGAGCAGGATCATGGCCTGCTCGCCCTTCTCCACCGTCTCGGCCAGGGCCGCGAGCGCCTGCGGGGCCAGCAGGCCGGCGCCCTCCCGGCCCAGGCAGGCGTCCAGGTGCACGGCCTTGTCCCTGGCGGACATGTCCACCAACTCCACGTCGGGCAGACGCCCTGGCCCGGCGCGACCGGCCATGACCACCTTGGGCGTCACGCCGTCCAGCGCGGACTGGTAGGTCTTCACGTCCGGCGTGGCCGAGCCCAGAAGCAGCAAGGCCCCGGCCTGGCGGGCCCGGAAGAAGGCGACCTCCTTGGCCTGGTAGGGCATGCGCTCGTCCTGCTTGAAGGAGGCGTCGTGCTCCTCGTCGAGGACGATCAGGCCCAGGTCCGACACGGGAAGGAACAGCGCGGAGCGCGTGCCCACGTACAGATGGGGGGACCGGGCCTGGGCCGCCTCGCGAAAGACGCGCTCACGGCGCACTGGAGTCTGGTAGCCGTGGGAGAACACCGGTTCGAACCCGAACCAGGCCCGCGCCCGGGCGCGCAGGGCCGAAGCCAGGGCCACCTCCGGCGCGAGCAGCATCACGGACCTGCCCCGGCGCAGCGTCTCCAGGGCCAGCTCGAAATAAAGGCGCGTCTTGCCGCTGCCCGTGACCCCGTGCACCAGCCGCACCCCTCCCGGCCCGGGTGGCACCAGGGGAGCGAGCTCCTCAAGGGCGGCGGCCTGCTCGGCGGTCAGCGGGGGGCGGTCTTCGGGTTCGCAGGGTTCGCAGGGTTCGTCGGGCTCCTCCGGCGGCGGGCCGAGCACGACGCAGCCCTTGCCCTCAAGGGCCTTGAGCGCGGTCCCCACACCAGGCCCGAGCGAGTCGCGAAGCTGCGAGGGGGTGGCTTGCCCCCTGGCGAAAAGCATCTCCAGCACGGCCAACTGCACGGAGGCTGCCGGGCGCACCGGCCAGGGCGGGTCCACCAGCAGGCGGTAGGCCGGTTCCGGTTCGGCGGCGGAGACCGAGAGCACCGCCTCGCCCCCGCGCCAGGCCACGGCCAGCTCCGCCAGGGGCGCTGCGGAGTCCAGAACCTTGGAGAGCGGAACCTTCTGCCTGCGCCCGCCCTGGCGCACGGTCAGGCTGGCCCTGGCGGAGCGCAGCCCTGCCGGGAGCAGCGTTGCCAGCACCTGGCCGGGATGGGCCATCTGGCGCGCGGCCAGGTTCTCCACCAGATTCACGTATTCGGGGCCGAGCAGGGGCGAAAGCTCCAGGGGCCAGACGAAATCGCGCAGCACAACGCCCTCGGGCAGGGGCTCGCCCGGGCCGAGCACCACCCCGGCGCGCAGGGAGCGGCCCATGGGCACGGCCACGCGCAGGCCGGGCGGGAGGTCCCAGCCAACGAAATGCGGGGGGACGCCGTAGGTCAGCGAGGCGAACGGCGGTGAGAGCAGCGCTACGCGCACAAGGGTGGACATGCTGGGGGAAAAGCCGGGCCGCCCGCTGGCGGCCCGGCCGGGGATGCTGTTAAACGGGCATGAAGTCCCGCAGCTTGGAGATGAGCGGGTAGCGCAGCTCCTCGTCCTGCAGGGCGAAGTAGATGTTGGCGGCCAGGTAGTCCACCCAGTCGCCCGCGTCGAAGCGCTGGCCGCGAAGCTTCACCGCCAGCAGGCGGCCCTTCTTGGCCTGGCCGCGCAGGGCATCGGTGAGCTGGTATTCGCCGTCCTTGTTGGGGGTCAGGGCTTCCAGGTGCTCGAAGATCTCTGGGAAGAGCACGTAGCGGCCCACCATGGCCAGCTTGGAGGGGGCCTCGCTGGGCTTGGGCTTCTCCACCAGGTCGCGCACACGGTACAGGCCCGAGGAGAACTCGTCGGCCTCGATGATGCCGTAGCTGGAGACCTTGTCCGCCGGGACCTCCATCACGCCCACCACGGACATGTGCTCGGACTGGGCCACGGCCATGAGCTGCTTGATGCCCGGCTCCATGCTGAACATCAGGTCGTCGCCCACCATGACCGCGAAGGGCTCGTTCTTGACCACTTCCTTGGCGCAGAGCACCGCGTGGCCAAGGCCCAGCTGCTTCTTCTGGCGTACGGTGATGATGTTGGCCATCTCGGCGGTCTGGCGCACGGTCTCCAGCAGGTCGAGCTTGCCGGAGCGCTCCAGGATGTTCTCCAGGGCCAGGTTGTAGTCGAAGTGGTCCTCGATGATGGTCTTGTTGCGGTTGGTGATGAACACCACGTCCGTCAGCCCGGCCGCCTGGGCCTCTTCCACCACGTACTGCACCACCGGCTTCTTGAAGATGGGCAGCATCTCCTTGGGAACGTTCTTGGTGGCCGGCAGGGAGCGCGTGCCCCAGCCCGCCACGGGAACGACGACTTTCTTGATCTCCATCGGACTCAACCTCCAGGCTCGCGCCTTTATTCCTCTAAGGATTTTCTATGGGAATCGCCCAGAAAGTCCAGTGAAAACGGCCTGCTCAGCGCAGGTGCTCCTTGAGGGTGCCCGCCAGGCAGTCCGCCAGGGAGCGCACCATCGCGTCGTCCGAACCTTCCACCATGACCCTGGCCACAGACTCCGTGCCTGAATAGCGCAGCAGCACCCGGCCCTTGCCCGCCAGGGCGGCCTCGCACTCGGCCACGGCCTTGGTTACGGCAGGGACGTGGTCGAAGGGGATCTTGCGCTCCACGTGCACGTTGATGAGCACCTGAGGATAGGGCCTGAGCAGGTTGGCCAGCTCGGAGAGGGGCTTGCCCCGCTCCAGCATGATGCGGATCAGCTGTAGGGCGGCCAGGGTGCCGTCGCCGGTGGTGGCGTGGCGCCTGAAGATGATGTGGCCGGACTGCTCGCCGCCCAGGGTCGCGCCCTCGCGCTGCATGGCCTCGAACACGTAGCGGTCGCCCACGGGGGTGCGCAGCAGCCTGCCGCCGCGCTCGTTCATGAACACCTCCAGGGCCATGTTGCTCATCACCGTGGCCACCAGCAGGTTGCCGGGCAGTTCCCGGCGCTCCATCATATCCAGGGCGCAGATGGCCATGATCTGGTCGCCGTCGAGCACGTTGCCCTTCTCGTCCACCACGATCACGCGGTCAGCGTCGCCGTCCAGGGCGATGCCGATGTCGGCCCCGGTCTCCCGCACCATCTTGGCCGCCACGGACGGATAGAGCGACCCGACCTGGCGGTTGATGTTCTTGCCGTCGGGCTCCACGCCCGCGCGGATCACCTTGGCCCCAAGCTCCTCCAGGATCAGGGGCGAAACGCGGTAAGCGGCGCCGTTGGCGCAGTCGATGACCACCTTCAGCCCGTCGAAGGTCAGCTCCGAGGGGATCGTGGACTTGAGATAGACGTTGTAGCGCCCGGGGCTGTCCTCGATCTTGAAGGCCCTGCCCACGTCCTCCGGGGCGGGGAACTCCCAGCAGGCGTCGTCGCAGCCGATCACGCGCTCGGCGATGCGGTCCTCGGCCTCGTCGGGCAGCTTGCAGCCCCGGCGGTCGAAGAACTTTATGCCGTTGTCCATGAACGGATTGTGTGAGGCGGAGATGACCACGCCCACGTCCGCCCGCATGGAGCGCGTCAGGAAGGCGATGGCCGGCGTGGGCAGCGGCCCCACCAGGAACACGTCCATGCCCGAGGCGCAGAAGCCCGAGGCCAGCGCGTATTCGAATATATAACCGGAGAGCCGCGTATCCTTTCCGATGACGACCTTGTGCCTGCACTTGCCGTTGCGGAAGTGCACGCCGGCCGCCAGGCCCAGGCGCAGGGCCACTTCTGGGGTCATGGGATGGATGTTCACCTGGCCGCGCAGGCCGTCGGTTCCGAAGAGGCGCTTGTTCATCGATACTCCTGTCATTTGACGAACACGGAAACGCGTTCCGGTTTCGCCTGTATCAGCTCGCAGCCCTGGGGCAGCGTCACTTTGTAGGCATATTCGTGGCGTCCCGGCGGCGTTGCCGGCGGCACCTCCACATAGGCGTCCACAAGGCCGCGCCAGCCGCCCTCCCTAAGCAGGGGAACGGGCACGCGCAGGCGCAGGGTCACATTCTCGGGCGCAACGCGGATGGAGGCCGCCCCCTGGAAGGCCAGGCGCACGGGCGCCTCGGCAACGGCCTCCCGCATGTTCTGGCGGAACTGCACCTTGGCCTTCACAGATCTGGGCGAGGCCTCGACCTGGTCGGGCAGCACCAGCCGGACGAAAGCCTCGAAGGCGCCGGAGGGCGCATCGGGCAGGGCCATGGGCTCCACCAGCACCTCGTCCACGTCCTGCAAAACGGATTCAGGTCCTGAGAGCGTCACCTTCGGCGGGTCGAGCTGGCTGACGATGGTGTAGTCCCGGGCGGAGGCGTCCTTGAAGGCCCCGAGCACCGGCACGGTCCGCGTGACGCGGCGCTCCACGAAGAATTCCAGGTTTGCGGGCCGGACCTCAACCACCTCGAACAAACGGGAGAGGGCCACGGCGTCCGGGCCGACCACCACGGTGTTGCGCCCGGGTACGAGCTTCGAGGCGTCCAGGGTGTAGACCAGCTCAGCCGGGTCCACGCTGCGCACCAGCCCCTTGGGGCCGCGCACCAGCACGTCCAGGTGGTCGCGGGGAGCGCCCAGCAGCACCAGGCCGTCGGCCAGCCCGGACATCTCGATGCGCACGCGCACCCAGGAGTCCACCCGCTCCCTTCCGGTCACGAGGTACCACGAAAGCACCGCGAGCAAAAGGGCGAGGATTCTTGAGTACCACAGGGAGGTCATCGGCGGTCCGCCCATTGGGTCAGCAGGAGTTCCTCCAGGACTGCGGGGTCCAGCACGTCCGAGAGGGTGCCCGCCTGGGCCGCGCGGATCTCGCCGCGCTCCTCCGAGACCACCAGGGCCAGGGCGTCGGTCTCCTCGGTGACGCCCACCGCCGCGCGGTGGCGCGTGCCGAAAGCCGTGGAGAGTGCGCTGTGCGAGGCCAGGGGCAGGATGCAGCCCACGGCTGCGACCTTGGCCCCGCGCACGATCACCGCCCCGTCGTGCAGCGGGCTTTCGTGGTGGAACACGGCCTGGAGCACCTCAGGGCGGATGTCCGTGGCCAGGGCGATGCCCCTGTCCATGATGTCGCCCAGGGGCACGCCGCGCTCCAGCACCACCAGCGCGCCGATCTTGCGCTCGGCCAGGTCGAGCAGGCTGGCCAGCAGTTGGTTGGCCGCCTCGCGCCCCCGGGAAGTCTGTTTGCGGCCCCCGAACCAGCGCAGGCCCACCTGGGCCAAGGCCTTGCGGATGTCCGCCTGGAAGAGGATGACCATCACCAGGAAGAACGAATTCAGGAAGTTGGTCAGCAGCCAGTGCAGGGTGTAGAGCCCGAACTCTCCCGAGAGGTAGTTGGCCACCAGCACCACGATGACCCCGTGGATCACGGACACGGCCCGCGTGCCGCGCACCAGCAGGATCATGCGGTAGAACAGCAGCCCCACCAGGGCCACGTCCAGGGCCTCGCGCCAGCCCACGTGGATGTTGCCGAGCCACTGGGTCATGGGCGCATGGCCTCCGCCAGGGTCAGGGCCTGCACCGCCTGGGCCGCCTGGTGCACCCGATGGATGCGCGCCCC
This genomic stretch from Fundidesulfovibrio soli harbors:
- the glmM gene encoding phosphoglucosamine mutase, with protein sequence MNKRLFGTDGLRGQVNIHPMTPEVALRLGLAAGVHFRNGKCRHKVVIGKDTRLSGYIFEYALASGFCASGMDVFLVGPLPTPAIAFLTRSMRADVGVVISASHNPFMDNGIKFFDRRGCKLPDEAEDRIAERVIGCDDACWEFPAPEDVGRAFKIEDSPGRYNVYLKSTIPSELTFDGLKVVIDCANGAAYRVSPLILEELGAKVIRAGVEPDGKNINRQVGSLYPSVAAKMVRETGADIGIALDGDADRVIVVDEKGNVLDGDQIMAICALDMMERRELPGNLLVATVMSNMALEVFMNERGGRLLRTPVGDRYVFEAMQREGATLGGEQSGHIIFRRHATTGDGTLAALQLIRIMLERGKPLSELANLLRPYPQVLINVHVERKIPFDHVPAVTKAVAECEAALAGKGRVLLRYSGTESVARVMVEGSDDAMVRSLADCLAGTLKEHLR
- the cdaA gene encoding diadenylate cyclase CdaA yields the protein MTQWLGNIHVGWREALDVALVGLLFYRMILLVRGTRAVSVIHGVIVVLVANYLSGEFGLYTLHWLLTNFLNSFFLVMVILFQADIRKALAQVGLRWFGGRKQTSRGREAANQLLASLLDLAERKIGALVVLERGVPLGDIMDRGIALATDIRPEVLQAVFHHESPLHDGAVIVRGAKVAAVGCILPLASHSALSTAFGTRHRAAVGVTEETDALALVVSEERGEIRAAQAGTLSDVLDPAVLEELLLTQWADRR
- a CDS encoding CdaR family protein; the encoded protein is MTSLWYSRILALLLAVLSWYLVTGRERVDSWVRVRIEMSGLADGLVLLGAPRDHLDVLVRGPKGLVRSVDPAELVYTLDASKLVPGRNTVVVGPDAVALSRLFEVVEVRPANLEFFVERRVTRTVPVLGAFKDASARDYTIVSQLDPPKVTLSGPESVLQDVDEVLVEPMALPDAPSGAFEAFVRLVLPDQVEASPRSVKAKVQFRQNMREAVAEAPVRLAFQGAASIRVAPENVTLRLRVPVPLLREGGWRGLVDAYVEVPPATPPGRHEYAYKVTLPQGCELIQAKPERVSVFVK